The Haploplasma axanthum region TTCCATTCTATATTTCAAGAAATCTTTTGAATTATCAAAACTTCTACCCGAATTATTTTTAGCAAAATCATCAATCGTATAATAATTATTAAATCCAATTAATGCTTCCTTATCTTCAGTTCCAAGATAGACTCTATCACGATTATAAAAATTTGCATGATCAGCATGAATTACGTGTGAATTATAACCTAACTCATTAAACCTTTTTGGTAATGTATCAATTTGATAATTATTCTTTTCATAATCACGATAAAATGTTGAATATCCATTCATATATAATCCCGTTAAAACTGAAGCTTCAGCATCAGAACTAACTCCCATACCTACCGATGTATAATAATTTTCAAAAACAAAACTTTCTTCAAACAATTTATTTAAAAAATGAAATCTTTCTCTAATTTCTGGTATTTCCCATAAAAAGTAGTTCAATGATTCTAAGTGAACTAAAACAATATTTTTATCTTTTAAAACACCAGTTAGCGAATCTTCATTATTTAAGTTTAATAATTCAGTATTCTTTAAAATACTATTTTCTAATGATAAACTATTTGAATATACCTTATCATCAATAAAATTCTTATAATTAGCTTTATTTTTATTATATTCGCCATATGCATTAATTAAATCAGTATCACTTTCTAGTTCAAGAGTCTTACGATTATTAGTTACAAAATCAACACCTAAAAATTCAGCAACATAATAAGGATATACACCATAGTTTTGTACTCCCTTTGTACTAATTAATGATCCAATCAAAAAATCATCATTTTTTAATTGAACAACAAATGACATTGTTGAAACAAAGAATATTAAAATATAACTTAATCCACCAATCAAATATTGTTTCGGCTTAAAATTAAAAATTTTCTTTTCATGAGTTTTCTTTAATTCTTTATTAAATCTAAAAAAGTATACTAATAAAACAATTAAAGGTAAAAAAACAATAATTCGGTAATACACAAAAAGCTCAACCATAATTTCTTTAAACATTCCATTCGATATTCCTTCGGCAGGATTTTTAAATATATCAAGGGCATTTGTTGCAAATGCTGTTCCATAATATAAGTTAAAAAAACCAAAAGCAAATACTGCAAAGTTTAGAATCGAAGTCACTACCAACAATGAAATTAGTTTAGTCTTATCTTTTTTAGCGATTATAAAAACTATTAAAACTATTAATAGTAAAAAAGAAAAATTACCAAGTATTGCTGTAACTTCTCCGATAAATGTTCTAGGTAGTGGTGAAATATATCTATTTAAGTATTGTGATGTTAAAAAATACGTATTAATTATATTTAAACCAAAAAATAGAATTATGAAAGCAATAAAAGAATCTTTCTGTTTTTTAAGATTCATGTTAACCACATCTCTTTCGTAACCTTCTATTTATTATACAATATTTTCAGATTAATTTTTTCGTTTTCAACATGTTTTACACTAAATCAATCCATAAACTGCAAATAAATTAGACAAGTCTAATAATAACAACTTCATTAGTATCTTGATAATACCCTACTTCAGCATTCTTCATTGAATAATCTTCTAGTGAAAAAAAAGACAATATTGAAGATGAAAATATATATTTTGTACTCACTTTTCTTACTTTATTATCAATTTTCATTTCAACTTCAAAAGCAAATGTTCTAGCTAACCCTGTAATTACTTTTTCTAATCTTATGACTTGAATATCTGTTAGGACTACTTTTTTATATTGCATATATTTACTGATTTTATATATTATTGTTGGAACTAATATTAATGCAAAAGTACCAAAAAAAATAGCTATTACAATTAAGATAAGTTCAAACGAAGATCCGAAAAGAACGCTTATAAGAAGAATTAATGGTGTGAAAAGCAAACATGTTGATATTATAATCCCATTTTTATAATACTTTTCATATAAATCATTCATTATTATTACCTCTTATAATATCTTTAATCTTTCCAGCAATAACATCAACAGCAACGCTATGGTTAGTATCATTTGGAATAATGATATCTGCATATCGCTTAGTTGGTTTTACATATTTATAGTGCATTGGTTTTACTGTATTTAAATATTGATCAATTACACTTTCAACTGTTCTTTGTCTTTCATTTATATCTCTTTGAAGTCTTCTTATAAATCTTACATCATCATCTGATTCAACAAATATCTTTAAATCAGCAAGTTCTCTAATTCTTTTATCAGTTAAGACTAAAATTCCTTCAACGATAATAATTGGTTTAGGATTTACAGATTCAGTTTTATCACTTCGATTATAACTAACAAAATCATAGATAGGTTTTTCAATACTATTTCCTTTTAATAATTCACTCAAGTGAAAATTTAATAAATTATTGTCTAATGAATCTGGATGATCATAATTTATTTTAATTCTTTGTTCCATTGTAAGGTCATCTTCTCTATTATAATAATCATCGTGTGTGATAATGAGTACATCATGTGCACCAGCTTTTTTTAGGATATTTTTTACAACTGTTGATTTTCCTGATGCCGAACCACCAGCAACCAAAATCAAAAATGATTTCTTATTATTACTCATTAATCTCAACTCCTCACTATTTATTATACAATAATCCTTTAACTAATATCGTAGTTTATTGATTTTTTCCTTATTATTGCTTGCTTTTTCAAATTAAAATGATATCATATATTTATACTTGTCTAAACAAGATTATAACGATACCAAAGGGGTAATAAAATGGAATTATATATAAAAGATAATAAAGAAGCTGTTAATAACGAAGTTAGCTCTCTTATTATTGATTTAGTTAAAAAAAACAAGAATGCAATCTTAGGATTAGCAACAGGATCAACACCAATTGGGGTTTATAACGAATTAGCACTTGATTATAAAAATAATAAAACTGATTATTCAAATGTTAAAACTGTGAATCTTGATGAATACATCAATCTTCCAAAAGAACATAGTCAATCATACTATAGTTTTATGAACCAAAACTTATTTTCAAAAATAAATATTAAAAAAGAAAATACATTCCTTCCTAATGGAAATGGTGAAAATCATTTAGAATCTTGTAGCGAATATGAATTAATCCTTAAAAACCATAAACCTGATATTCAAATCTTAGGAATTGGTTCTAATGGCCATATTGGATTTAATGAACCTGGAACTAGTTTTGATAGTACAACACATATTGTTGAACTAAAAGAAAGTACAAGATTAGACAATGCTCGTTTTTTTAATTCACTTGATGAAGTTCCAACTCATTCAATAACTATGGGTATTAAATCAATACTTCAAGCTAAAACAATTGTTTTAATTGCTTTTGGAAAGAATAAAGCAGATGCAGTTTATAAAATGATTAAGGGGCCAATAACTGATGATTGTCCTGCTTCTATTTTACAAACTCATCCAAATGTCAAAATATTCTTAGATAAAGAAGCTGCATCATTATTATAATAAAGATTTTTATACTTAAATTCATAAAAGCGATAGAATCATTGTGATTTTATCGCTTTTTATATATTTTGATTTTACTTATAAATATGGAATAATTTTTTTATCATTCTAATATCTTACTTCGTTAAATAATACTCATCCTTTTTAAGATTCCAATACTTCTTATCTTCCTCTGTTATTTTTCTTATAACTTTACAAGGATTACCCACTGCTATAACTCCTGAAGGAATATCTTTTGTAACAACTGATCCAGATCCAATAACAACATTACTTCCAATTGTCACTCCTGGATTTATAACCACATTTCCACCTACCCAAACATCATCTCCAATTACAACTTTCTTGCCAAATTCTAACTGTGTATTTCTAACATCTTTATCAATTGGATGTCCTGCAGTATATATATTCACCCTAGGAGCAAAAAACACATTGTTCCCAATTATAACTTTGTTAACATCTAATATAAGACAATCAAAGTTCGCATAGAAATTATCACCAACTTCAATATGTGCACCATAGTCACAGAAAAAAGGTTTATTAACATTAACATTTTTTCCAATTTTACCAAATAGTTCTTTTATAATCTCACTTCTTTTTTCATATT contains the following coding sequences:
- a CDS encoding LTA synthase family protein, with the protein product MNLKKQKDSFIAFIILFFGLNIINTYFLTSQYLNRYISPLPRTFIGEVTAILGNFSFLLLIVLIVFIIAKKDKTKLISLLVVTSILNFAVFAFGFFNLYYGTAFATNALDIFKNPAEGISNGMFKEIMVELFVYYRIIVFLPLIVLLVYFFRFNKELKKTHEKKIFNFKPKQYLIGGLSYILIFFVSTMSFVVQLKNDDFLIGSLISTKGVQNYGVYPYYVAEFLGVDFVTNNRKTLELESDTDLINAYGEYNKNKANYKNFIDDKVYSNSLSLENSILKNTELLNLNNEDSLTGVLKDKNIVLVHLESLNYFLWEIPEIRERFHFLNKLFEESFVFENYYTSVGMGVSSDAEASVLTGLYMNGYSTFYRDYEKNNYQIDTLPKRFNELGYNSHVIHADHANFYNRDRVYLGTEDKEALIGFNNYYTIDDFAKNNSGRSFDNSKDFLKYRMEEQPLYRGKKTVSPWPSEYELADVTMDTIAADNLASKKSMVFSIFMTPHTPFMFNPFTEQAFNINNYNKMHGITKRYVEFAKYLDEVIMSYFFDIETNESKIDSNTVYVFYSDHGSSLKNGDLSILFNRDVSLLEERRMLQQTIAFIYAPSNVVDEETGINKGLLVGNQKLARGHVDLYRTIGDLFGLFTEDDIYFGVHGLSSEPTYVIDNRIQDLILDDVRKINDLDYKPYLISLRNLKKKYPKTTEVDLEQINKIKYFKRLSDLLVSDDKIYPLLKNNRALQNN
- the udk gene encoding uridine kinase, producing the protein MSNNKKSFLILVAGGSASGKSTVVKNILKKAGAHDVLIITHDDYYNREDDLTMEQRIKINYDHPDSLDNNLLNFHLSELLKGNSIEKPIYDFVSYNRSDKTESVNPKPIIIVEGILVLTDKRIRELADLKIFVESDDDVRFIRRLQRDINERQRTVESVIDQYLNTVKPMHYKYVKPTKRYADIIIPNDTNHSVAVDVIAGKIKDIIRGNNNE
- the nagB gene encoding glucosamine-6-phosphate deaminase, producing the protein MELYIKDNKEAVNNEVSSLIIDLVKKNKNAILGLATGSTPIGVYNELALDYKNNKTDYSNVKTVNLDEYINLPKEHSQSYYSFMNQNLFSKINIKKENTFLPNGNGENHLESCSEYELILKNHKPDIQILGIGSNGHIGFNEPGTSFDSTTHIVELKESTRLDNARFFNSLDEVPTHSITMGIKSILQAKTIVLIAFGKNKADAVYKMIKGPITDDCPASILQTHPNVKIFLDKEAASLL
- a CDS encoding sugar O-acetyltransferase, which produces MTEKEKMLNGELYLAQDKELGEMSLKCRSLLDRFNETKFGEYEKRSEIIKELFGKIGKNVNVNKPFFCDYGAHIEVGDNFYANFDCLILDVNKVIIGNNVFFAPRVNIYTAGHPIDKDVRNTQLEFGKKVVIGDDVWVGGNVVINPGVTIGSNVVIGSGSVVTKDIPSGVIAVGNPCKVIRKITEEDKKYWNLKKDEYYLTK